Proteins encoded by one window of Vidua chalybeata isolate OUT-0048 chromosome 10, bVidCha1 merged haplotype, whole genome shotgun sequence:
- the LOC128792816 gene encoding cytochrome P450 2J6-like isoform X1: MLTVSEVLVFFVASLLLIQFLKLQWMRRQFPPGPTPYPFFGNLLQMNFKIHHEHLKKMAKIHGNIFTLWFSNTPAVVLQGFQAVKEGLTARAEDVAGRPESRIFHILTHGNGVMFSNGHLWKQQRRFGMATMRKMGVGKKDQDYLLQEEAAHLVEYLQKTNGKPLDPTMPVVHMVSNVICSIIFGHRFSRDDENFHHLIESFDTLAAFLNSISFFIYELSPWLAGHFLPSVKKMKSCVDFVNGLLAKELESHKVNRKRDENRHYIDYYLDEIDKTKGDADATYDEGNLIQTVADLFIAGTETTATTLLWALLYMVIYPDIQEKVQKELDAVVGCSHVFCYEDRKRLPYTNAVIHEIQRYSNILLIALPRLSVKDTELLGYRIPKNTVVLANIDSVLADPGKWETPDQFNPGHFLDKDGNFVNREAFLPFAIGHRVCMGELLARTELFIVFCTLLQAFTFTLPEGVKEVNTKFIFGSTMKPPPYQLCAIPR; this comes from the exons ATGTTAACAGTGAGTGAGGTGCTGGTATTTTTTGTGGCGTCTCTGCTGTTGATACAGTTTCTGAAGTTGCAATGGATGAGAAGACAATTTCCTCCTGGACCAACTCCATATCCCTTCTTTGGAAATCTGCTGCAGATGAACTTCAAAATTCATCATGAGCATCTTAAAAAA ATGGCCAAAATTCATGGCAATATCTTCACCTTATGGTTTTCAAACACTCCTGCAGTTGTCCTGCAAGGGTTTCAGGCAGTGAAGGAAGGTCTGACTGCCCGTGCTGAAGATGTTGCTGGAAGGCCTGAAAGCAGAATCTTTCACATTCTGACACATGGAAATG GTGTTATGTTCTCTAATGGTCatctctggaagcagcagaggcGTTTTGGAATGGCAACAATGAGAAAAATGGGAGTAGGGAAAAAAGACCAGGATTATCTACTGCAAGAGGAGGCTGCTCACTTGGTGGAATACTTACAGAAAACAAACG GAAAACCTCTGGACCCCACTATGCCTGTTGTTCATATGGTCTCAAATGTAATTTGTTCTATCATTTTTGGACATCGTTTCTCCAGGGATGACGAGAATTTTCACCACCTGATTGAGTCCTTTGACACCCTGGCAGCATTTTTGAACAGCATCTCCTTTTTT ATATATGAGTTGTCTCCCTGGCTTGCTGGTCATTTTCTGCCATCAGTTAAAAAGATGAAGTCCTGTGTAGATTTTGTGAATGGTCTGTTAGCAAAGGAACTTGAAAGTCACAAAGTAAACAGGAAACGTGATGAAAATCGACATTATATTGATTACTATTTGGATGAGATAGATAAA ACTAAAGGAGATGCTGATGCTACTTATGATGAAGGAAACTTGATCCAGACTGTTGCTGACCTCTTTATAGCAGGCACAGAAACTACAGCCACCACTTTACTGTGGGCATTGCTCTATATGGTGATTTATCCTGACATTCAAG AGAAAGTCCAGAAGGAGCTGGATGCTGTTGTGGGCTGTTCCCATGTGTTTTGCTATGAGGACAGGAAAAGGTTGCCCTACACAAATGCTGTAATTCACGAGATCCAGCGATACAGTAACATACTCTTAATTGCACTGCCCAGACTGAGTGTGAAGGACACGGAGCTGCTGGGATATCGTATTCCAAAG AACACAGTAGTTTTAGCAAATATTGACTCTGTTCTGGCTGATCCTGGAAAATGGGAGACACCTGATCAGTTCAACCCAGGCCACTTTCTGGATAAAGATGGAAACTTTGTAAACAGAGAAGCATTCTTGCCATTTGCTATAG GGCACCGTGTGTGCATGGGGGAGCTGTTGGCAAGGACAGAGCTCTTTATTGTCTTTTGCACCCTGCTGCAAGCATTCACATTCACCCTGCCAGAAGGAGTGAAGGAAGTCAACACCAAGTTTATTTTTGGGAGCACGATGAAGCCACCTCCCTACCAGCTCTGTGCCATTCCTCGATAG
- the LOC128792816 gene encoding cytochrome P450 2J6-like isoform X2, producing MLTVSEVLVFFVASLLLIQFLKLQWMRRQFPPGPTPYPFFGNLLQMNFKIHHEHLKKMAKIHGNIFTLWFSNTPAVVLQGFQAVKEGLTARAEDVAGRPESRIFHILTHGNGVMFSNGHLWKQQRRFGMATMRKMGVGKKDQDYLLQEEAAHLVEYLQKTNGKPLDPTMPVVHMVSNVICSIIFGHRFSRDDENFHHLIESFDTLAAFLNSISFFIYELSPWLAGHFLPSVKKMKSCVDFVNGLLAKELESHKVNRKRDENRHYIDYYLDEIDKTKGDADATYDEGNLIQTVADLFIAGTETTATTLLWALLYMVIYPDIQEKVQKELDAVVGCSHVFCYEDRKRLPYTNAVIHEIQRYSNILLIALPRLSVKDTELLGYRIPKNTVVLANIDSVLADPGKWETPDQFNPGHFLDKDGNFVNREAFLPFAIDLQEERSPVVCGKDWKRRNDA from the exons ATGTTAACAGTGAGTGAGGTGCTGGTATTTTTTGTGGCGTCTCTGCTGTTGATACAGTTTCTGAAGTTGCAATGGATGAGAAGACAATTTCCTCCTGGACCAACTCCATATCCCTTCTTTGGAAATCTGCTGCAGATGAACTTCAAAATTCATCATGAGCATCTTAAAAAA ATGGCCAAAATTCATGGCAATATCTTCACCTTATGGTTTTCAAACACTCCTGCAGTTGTCCTGCAAGGGTTTCAGGCAGTGAAGGAAGGTCTGACTGCCCGTGCTGAAGATGTTGCTGGAAGGCCTGAAAGCAGAATCTTTCACATTCTGACACATGGAAATG GTGTTATGTTCTCTAATGGTCatctctggaagcagcagaggcGTTTTGGAATGGCAACAATGAGAAAAATGGGAGTAGGGAAAAAAGACCAGGATTATCTACTGCAAGAGGAGGCTGCTCACTTGGTGGAATACTTACAGAAAACAAACG GAAAACCTCTGGACCCCACTATGCCTGTTGTTCATATGGTCTCAAATGTAATTTGTTCTATCATTTTTGGACATCGTTTCTCCAGGGATGACGAGAATTTTCACCACCTGATTGAGTCCTTTGACACCCTGGCAGCATTTTTGAACAGCATCTCCTTTTTT ATATATGAGTTGTCTCCCTGGCTTGCTGGTCATTTTCTGCCATCAGTTAAAAAGATGAAGTCCTGTGTAGATTTTGTGAATGGTCTGTTAGCAAAGGAACTTGAAAGTCACAAAGTAAACAGGAAACGTGATGAAAATCGACATTATATTGATTACTATTTGGATGAGATAGATAAA ACTAAAGGAGATGCTGATGCTACTTATGATGAAGGAAACTTGATCCAGACTGTTGCTGACCTCTTTATAGCAGGCACAGAAACTACAGCCACCACTTTACTGTGGGCATTGCTCTATATGGTGATTTATCCTGACATTCAAG AGAAAGTCCAGAAGGAGCTGGATGCTGTTGTGGGCTGTTCCCATGTGTTTTGCTATGAGGACAGGAAAAGGTTGCCCTACACAAATGCTGTAATTCACGAGATCCAGCGATACAGTAACATACTCTTAATTGCACTGCCCAGACTGAGTGTGAAGGACACGGAGCTGCTGGGATATCGTATTCCAAAG AACACAGTAGTTTTAGCAAATATTGACTCTGTTCTGGCTGATCCTGGAAAATGGGAGACACCTGATCAGTTCAACCCAGGCCACTTTCTGGATAAAGATGGAAACTTTGTAAACAGAGAAGCATTCTTGCCATTTGCTATAG ATCTCCAAGAAGAGAGAAGTCCAGTTGTATGTGGAAAAGATTGGAAGAGAAGGAATGACGCATAG